The following are from one region of the Polyangiaceae bacterium genome:
- a CDS encoding DUF559 domain-containing protein — MPNHATLHQRAARRADLETRAYWLRRHPTPTEALLWLYLRRAQLGVTFRRQVVLGRRYICDFVARDIKLIVELDGATHQHLQAADARRDAFLARLGYRTLRFSNTDVRQSLEQVLLAISRAIG, encoded by the coding sequence ATGCCAAACCACGCAACACTCCACCAACGCGCGGCGCGCCGCGCTGATCTCGAGACCCGCGCCTACTGGCTGCGTCGCCACCCCACGCCAACCGAGGCTTTGCTCTGGCTCTACCTGCGCCGCGCTCAGCTGGGCGTCACGTTCCGGCGGCAGGTCGTGCTCGGGCGCCGCTACATCTGCGACTTCGTCGCGCGGGACATCAAGCTCATCGTCGAGCTCGATGGCGCAACTCATCAGCATCTCCAAGCCGCTGACGCCCGTCGGGATGCGTTCTTGGCTCGCCTGGGCTACCGCACGCTGCGCTTCTCGAACACAGACGTGCGGCAGTCGCTGGAGCAGGTGTTGCTCGCCATCAGCCGCGCCATCGGCTGA
- a CDS encoding LysR family transcriptional regulator has protein sequence MSLERLNFNHLFYFHIVAEEGSIARAAERLRITKPTVSEQVKQLESTLGVKLFARRGNRLELTQEGRTTFSVSRRMFSAASALVEQYSGQTEHAVLRVGVANSVSRAVAADYFRPIFGVGGLRTVLRVQPGEDLEAAIQRGDVDVAITDQLPLGATERGFVTDPLTTTQVVAVVGAGVEHPQGVLLPARDTALRRAADDYILRHELHELNILGETDDIPASLALAKDAECLVFAPEAGIRHELAARQLKLVEELPNVISVDAFYWERTSLNERILHALALLKRTPVQLSESA, from the coding sequence ATGTCCCTGGAACGACTGAACTTCAACCACCTGTTCTACTTCCACATCGTGGCGGAGGAAGGCTCCATCGCGCGTGCGGCGGAGCGCCTGCGCATCACCAAGCCGACGGTGAGCGAGCAAGTGAAGCAGCTGGAGTCGACCCTGGGCGTGAAGCTGTTCGCGCGCCGGGGAAACCGTCTCGAACTCACCCAGGAGGGCCGCACCACGTTCTCCGTGAGTCGCCGCATGTTCAGCGCGGCCAGCGCGCTGGTGGAGCAATACTCAGGACAGACAGAGCACGCGGTGCTGCGAGTCGGCGTCGCGAACTCCGTCTCACGCGCAGTTGCGGCTGACTACTTTCGGCCGATCTTCGGAGTCGGGGGACTACGCACCGTGCTGCGGGTACAGCCGGGGGAGGACTTGGAAGCCGCGATCCAACGGGGTGATGTCGATGTGGCCATCACGGATCAGCTTCCGTTGGGTGCGACCGAGCGTGGCTTCGTCACCGACCCGCTCACCACCACGCAAGTGGTTGCCGTGGTCGGCGCCGGAGTGGAACACCCCCAGGGTGTGCTCTTGCCAGCTCGTGACACGGCCCTACGGCGCGCCGCAGACGACTACATCCTGCGCCACGAGCTGCATGAACTGAACATCCTCGGGGAAACGGATGACATCCCGGCGTCGCTGGCTTTGGCGAAGGACGCCGAGTGCTTGGTTTTCGCCCCTGAAGCTGGAATCCGCCACGAACTCGCGGCGCGTCAGCTGAAGCTGGTTGAGGAGCTGCCGAACGTGATCTCCGTGGACGCCTTCTACTGGGAGCGAACGAGCCTGAACGAGCGCATCCTGCACGCACTGGCGCTGCTCAAGCGGACACCGGTTCAGCTCTCGGAGTCCGCCTGA
- a CDS encoding biliverdin-producing heme oxygenase, which translates to MEAIYHSSLQSNGVRSRIREATRVAHARLELHVGLSNDRFERKRYVRFLERMWGFQYPLEERLAAFPRLRTVLPDVPLRARAKLAREDLRVLAPDTQLSICSDLPQTDTLPRALGVLYVLEGATLGGRSLLKALEVFPEETEGVGRYLRGYGPQTSYRWKRFLNALETSVISDPDQLEATQGAVDAFSRLEAWFEQGAGARDGH; encoded by the coding sequence ATGGAAGCGATCTACCACTCATCTTTGCAGTCTAACGGAGTGCGTAGCCGTATCCGGGAGGCAACTCGGGTTGCGCACGCGCGGCTAGAGCTACACGTCGGTTTGTCCAATGACCGCTTCGAGCGGAAGCGCTATGTGCGCTTCCTCGAGCGGATGTGGGGCTTCCAGTATCCGCTTGAAGAGCGCCTGGCGGCCTTTCCGCGGCTCCGCACGGTGTTGCCGGATGTGCCGCTGCGCGCCCGCGCCAAGCTCGCTCGGGAAGACCTGCGAGTGCTTGCGCCTGATACCCAGCTTTCGATCTGCAGCGACCTGCCGCAGACCGACACGCTACCTCGAGCACTTGGTGTCCTGTACGTGCTCGAAGGGGCCACCCTTGGAGGGCGCTCGTTGCTGAAAGCGCTCGAGGTTTTTCCAGAGGAAACGGAAGGCGTGGGGAGGTACTTGCGCGGCTACGGTCCGCAGACCAGCTATCGCTGGAAGCGCTTCCTGAACGCCCTGGAGACGAGCGTGATCAGCGACCCAGATCAGCTGGAGGCGACGCAGGGTGCGGTCGACGCGTTCTCTCGGCTCGAAGCTTGGTTTGAGCAGGGAGCAGGTGCCCGGGATGGACACTGA
- a CDS encoding hemerythrin domain-containing protein, which produces MSTIYDEIKNDHRTLEKLMDALTETHGESEERAALFEEFRKLLEVHSHAEERAFYAAILPSADAREKTAHGMKEHCEAAELLDELEHLSQGSGGWLPKMRKLREAVRHHIKEEEQEVFAKARKVLPAKTAEQIAKRFLDFKQDES; this is translated from the coding sequence ATGTCTACGATCTACGATGAAATCAAGAACGACCATCGCACCCTGGAGAAGCTCATGGACGCACTCACCGAAACCCACGGCGAGAGTGAGGAGCGCGCCGCGTTGTTCGAAGAGTTTCGCAAGCTCCTCGAGGTGCATTCCCACGCGGAAGAGCGAGCATTCTACGCCGCTATCCTTCCAAGCGCAGACGCGCGAGAAAAGACGGCTCACGGTATGAAGGAGCATTGCGAAGCCGCTGAGCTGCTCGACGAGCTCGAGCACCTCAGCCAGGGCAGCGGAGGATGGCTCCCGAAGATGCGAAAGCTCCGCGAGGCAGTACGCCATCACATCAAAGAAGAGGAACAAGAGGTCTTCGCCAAGGCACGCAAGGTCTTGCCCGCCAAGACAGCCGAGCAAATCGCGAAGCGCTTCTTGGACTTCAAGCAGGACGAGTCGTAA
- a CDS encoding zinc metallopeptidase: MRWDQNHKSSDVVDRRGQGGGAGLLGLIPLLIRSPLGLVGTLIVVGLYVGYRFFLGGGLGLSQDSAGGGQQTKDESIAFVSFVLDDVQKTWERKYPGGKYQKAKLVVFTGSTPSACGTGRASTGPFYCPADRNAYIDLSFYDALRKRLGAPGDFAQAYVIAHEIGHHVQNLMGTSAKVHAAPKSQQAGANGLSVRLELQADCYAGVWGHDTSQRKLLEEGDLEEALTAAAAIGDDRLQKQATGTVSPETFSHGTSAQRVKWFQRGYKSGDPAECDTFSVPAP, from the coding sequence ATGCGCTGGGACCAGAATCATAAGAGCTCGGACGTTGTGGACCGTCGGGGTCAGGGAGGTGGGGCTGGCCTCCTGGGACTCATCCCGCTGCTCATCCGCTCGCCGCTGGGCCTGGTGGGCACTTTGATCGTGGTTGGACTCTACGTGGGTTACCGCTTCTTTCTTGGTGGTGGACTTGGGCTGAGTCAGGATAGCGCCGGCGGCGGACAGCAAACCAAGGACGAGTCGATCGCGTTCGTCTCGTTCGTGCTGGACGACGTACAAAAGACCTGGGAGCGCAAGTACCCGGGCGGCAAGTACCAAAAGGCAAAGCTGGTGGTCTTCACCGGTAGCACCCCTTCCGCGTGTGGAACCGGCCGCGCCTCTACTGGCCCTTTTTATTGCCCCGCGGATCGCAACGCGTACATCGACCTGAGCTTCTACGACGCCCTGAGAAAGCGCCTGGGCGCCCCTGGAGACTTCGCCCAGGCCTATGTGATTGCCCACGAGATCGGCCATCACGTCCAGAACCTCATGGGGACTAGCGCGAAGGTTCACGCGGCACCCAAGTCCCAACAAGCCGGTGCCAATGGCTTGTCCGTGCGGCTGGAGCTCCAGGCGGACTGCTACGCAGGTGTGTGGGGCCACGACACCAGCCAGCGCAAGCTGCTCGAGGAAGGCGACCTGGAGGAGGCGCTGACGGCGGCGGCAGCGATCGGTGACGATCGACTTCAGAAGCAGGCGACTGGCACCGTCTCTCCAGAGACGTTCTCCCACGGTACCTCCGCCCAGCGGGTGAAGTGGTTTCAACGCGGATACAAATCTGGCGACCCGGCGGAGTGCGACACCTTCAGCGTCCCCGCACCGTAG
- a CDS encoding GAF domain-containing protein, with amino-acid sequence MDTEALRRYCDTEPVHFIGAIQPHGVLLALNSVTLVVERVSLNAQQQLQRELNEIIGVPVSALVTADTYSRLQRRVLEGLGDAIRHLGVDRFGTDKDFDILLHQCGDVVLLEAELAQGRNLIALEFAEQLHESLVRCEKAQSIQCLAETVVADVRRLTGYDRVMVYRFAEDGAGHVISEAMGDNLQLESFLDLHYPATDIPEPARRVMLLKRSRVIVDVDAPASPVCPATNAATGALDLTYAELRAAAPVHLEYLRNMGVTASLSLSIVVSGRLWGLIACHHYSGSRRLSYDARLACEVLSRTVSLHVERQLKRRELEIKEQATSTRLLLVEALKGETKDPLQALLNGGEKLAEYVDSTGFAIVGSHPGSWGECPEPALLRRFVSWLNAQNVLDVWATDCVGEAGFQGAEDVTAIASGLLALPLTDTGTEWLIWFRAEQVRAVKWAGRPDEAYTVDPETQRISPRKSFAEWSENVRGRSVAWDPEELHSVRRLRQAFVEITYRRLRQLDRLNDRLRQVNQELDAFAHVASHDLKAPLRTMRYCAQWVLEDHGEHLPDEGKQRLFQLLSISDRMHGLLDSLVAFSESGRRVMHLEEVAIADVVREAKEELGAAIIASNAEVQLDVQLPLVYGDRTMLREVFQNLISNALKYTDASGPLIQIGVLPSSGLSPTIYVKDNGIGIPKERLKDVFTVFRRLHPDGAYQGGRGIGLAIAQNLVSRHGGRIWVESTPGEGTTFLFTLSGGSGDSATGDFDAQADSES; translated from the coding sequence ATGGACACTGAAGCGCTACGCCGATACTGCGACACGGAGCCGGTACACTTCATTGGTGCGATCCAGCCTCATGGAGTGCTGCTGGCCCTGAACTCCGTGACGCTGGTGGTCGAGCGAGTCTCCCTGAACGCCCAGCAGCAACTTCAGCGTGAGCTGAACGAGATCATCGGTGTTCCGGTGAGCGCTTTGGTGACCGCTGACACCTACTCGCGGTTGCAGCGCCGGGTGCTGGAGGGCCTCGGGGATGCGATTCGGCACCTGGGAGTTGACCGCTTCGGCACGGACAAGGACTTCGACATTCTGCTGCATCAGTGTGGCGACGTGGTGCTGCTCGAAGCCGAGCTTGCCCAAGGGAGAAACCTGATCGCCCTCGAGTTCGCAGAGCAGCTACACGAGAGCCTAGTGCGCTGCGAGAAGGCGCAGAGTATTCAATGCCTTGCGGAAACCGTCGTTGCCGACGTTCGTCGCCTCACAGGCTACGACCGCGTCATGGTGTACCGCTTCGCAGAAGACGGCGCCGGACACGTCATTTCCGAAGCCATGGGCGACAACTTGCAGCTCGAGAGCTTCCTCGATCTGCACTACCCAGCCACTGACATTCCCGAGCCCGCGCGGCGGGTGATGCTCTTGAAGCGATCCCGAGTCATCGTCGACGTCGACGCCCCCGCCTCACCCGTCTGCCCGGCGACGAACGCGGCGACAGGCGCGCTGGATCTCACGTACGCCGAGCTGCGGGCGGCCGCCCCAGTTCACCTCGAGTACCTGCGCAATATGGGAGTGACCGCGAGTCTCAGCCTGTCCATCGTGGTGAGTGGGCGGCTCTGGGGGCTGATCGCGTGCCATCACTATTCAGGGTCCAGGCGGCTCTCCTATGATGCACGGCTTGCGTGCGAAGTGCTCTCACGCACGGTGTCGCTCCACGTGGAGCGACAGCTCAAGCGGCGCGAGCTCGAGATCAAGGAGCAAGCGACCAGCACGCGACTGTTGTTGGTTGAGGCGCTCAAGGGCGAGACCAAAGACCCCCTCCAGGCGCTGCTGAACGGCGGGGAGAAGCTCGCGGAGTATGTCGACTCTACTGGTTTTGCGATCGTCGGGAGCCACCCCGGGAGCTGGGGCGAGTGTCCAGAGCCCGCGCTGCTGCGGCGCTTCGTCAGCTGGTTGAATGCCCAGAACGTGCTGGATGTGTGGGCGACCGACTGCGTGGGTGAAGCGGGGTTCCAAGGTGCCGAGGACGTGACGGCGATCGCTAGTGGGCTCTTGGCGTTGCCCTTGACCGATACCGGTACGGAGTGGTTGATTTGGTTCCGAGCGGAACAAGTGCGCGCGGTGAAGTGGGCAGGCCGGCCCGACGAGGCCTATACGGTCGACCCGGAGACCCAGCGCATCTCCCCTCGCAAGAGCTTTGCGGAGTGGAGCGAGAATGTGCGCGGTCGGAGCGTTGCGTGGGACCCCGAGGAGTTGCATTCTGTCCGACGCCTCAGGCAAGCGTTCGTCGAGATCACCTATCGGCGCCTGCGCCAGCTGGATCGCTTGAACGATCGCCTCAGGCAGGTGAACCAGGAGCTCGACGCGTTCGCGCACGTTGCTTCACATGATCTGAAGGCACCGCTGCGCACCATGCGCTACTGCGCTCAGTGGGTGCTGGAAGATCACGGCGAGCACCTGCCCGACGAGGGAAAGCAACGGCTGTTCCAGCTATTGAGCATCTCCGACCGCATGCACGGCCTCCTGGACTCCCTGGTGGCCTTTTCCGAGTCGGGGCGACGGGTGATGCACCTTGAAGAAGTGGCTATCGCCGACGTCGTGCGTGAAGCAAAGGAGGAGCTTGGAGCTGCCATCATCGCCAGCAACGCGGAGGTACAGCTCGATGTGCAGCTACCTCTCGTCTACGGCGATCGCACCATGCTGCGCGAGGTGTTCCAGAATCTGATCTCGAACGCACTGAAGTACACCGACGCCAGCGGGCCGCTGATCCAGATTGGCGTACTACCCAGCAGCGGACTTTCGCCCACCATTTACGTCAAGGACAACGGGATCGGGATCCCCAAGGAAAGACTCAAGGATGTGTTCACGGTCTTTCGGCGCCTCCACCCCGACGGGGCTTACCAGGGAGGCAGAGGCATCGGGCTGGCGATTGCGCAGAACCTCGTGTCCAGACATGGCGGCCGAATTTGGGTGGAGTCCACTCCCGGAGAGGGGACCACGTTCCTCTTCACGCTCTCCGGAGGCAGTGGAGATTCTGCTACGGGCGACTTCGACGCTCAGGCGGACTCCGAGAGCTGA
- a CDS encoding glutathione S-transferase, translating to MSLRLVVGPLNYSSWSVRPWLALKYSGLPFKTHLIDLFVDPAWHDKVLQFSGAGKVPVLIDGSLSVHESLAICEYVNELAPDAKLWPEDRAQRARARAISCEMLGGFPALRNELGMNGRARAKAFKPSAEALKEVARVSEVWSASLQSLGGPYLFGHFTIADCMYFPVVTRFRTYGIELSGDAVEYCRTMWEHPIVAEWEKLAAESVAIPKYDAAIE from the coding sequence ATGTCCTTGCGTCTGGTTGTTGGGCCCCTCAACTACAGCTCTTGGTCGGTGAGGCCTTGGTTGGCGCTCAAGTACAGTGGGTTGCCTTTCAAGACGCACCTCATTGATTTGTTCGTCGACCCCGCATGGCACGACAAGGTGTTGCAGTTCTCCGGCGCTGGGAAGGTGCCGGTGCTGATCGACGGCAGCCTCAGCGTGCACGAGAGCCTCGCCATCTGTGAGTACGTGAACGAGCTGGCGCCAGACGCGAAGCTGTGGCCCGAAGACCGCGCTCAGCGGGCGCGCGCACGCGCCATCAGCTGCGAGATGCTCGGCGGCTTCCCCGCTCTGCGCAACGAACTCGGGATGAACGGGCGAGCGCGCGCCAAGGCTTTCAAGCCGAGCGCTGAAGCCCTCAAAGAGGTCGCGCGCGTCAGTGAAGTCTGGAGTGCGTCGCTGCAGAGCCTCGGTGGGCCATACCTCTTCGGCCACTTCACCATCGCCGACTGCATGTACTTCCCCGTGGTAACACGCTTCCGCACCTACGGCATCGAGCTGTCCGGTGACGCAGTGGAGTACTGCCGCACGATGTGGGAGCACCCCATCGTCGCCGAGTGGGAGAAGCTCGCGGCGGAGAGCGTCGCCATCCCGAAGTACGACGCGGCGATTGAGTAG
- a CDS encoding YihY/virulence factor BrkB family protein gives MIERSTSPTFRAPAQQVQAPTASKHLGTTLRRVWQEVSEDNLSLVSAGVAFYAFLSLVPALSAVISIWGLFATPERLQAQLVTLQGVVPPNVFGLLREQMQRVAETNSNSLGFGALGSALVSLWISKKGVEAIIDATHIAYDEEDERSLVRRTLVALGLTVVSAVVFVLTVGLALLVPLALAQLGIATASATLFSVLRWPLLGGIVFSALCVLYRLTPRRVTRWREVLPGASIAALAWLVLSAAFSLYASEFANYQRIYGSLGAVVALLLWLWLSSYIVLVGAELNSEVYPSAQSAD, from the coding sequence ATGATCGAGCGATCGACCTCCCCCACATTCCGAGCGCCTGCACAGCAGGTCCAGGCGCCAACTGCTTCCAAGCACCTCGGAACCACGCTGCGCCGGGTCTGGCAGGAAGTGAGTGAAGACAATCTCTCGCTCGTTTCCGCCGGCGTGGCGTTCTACGCCTTTCTCTCTCTGGTTCCCGCGCTCAGCGCGGTGATCTCAATCTGGGGGCTATTTGCCACGCCCGAGCGCCTTCAGGCCCAATTGGTCACGCTCCAGGGCGTCGTTCCCCCGAACGTGTTCGGCCTGCTGCGAGAACAAATGCAACGCGTCGCGGAGACCAACTCGAACAGCCTCGGCTTCGGAGCTTTGGGCTCAGCCCTAGTTTCCCTCTGGATTTCCAAGAAGGGCGTCGAGGCGATCATCGACGCAACCCACATCGCCTACGATGAAGAGGACGAGCGGAGCCTCGTGCGTCGCACCCTGGTAGCGCTCGGCCTGACCGTGGTCTCCGCCGTGGTGTTCGTGCTGACCGTCGGCTTGGCACTCCTGGTTCCCCTAGCGCTTGCTCAGCTCGGAATTGCTACGGCCTCTGCGACGCTGTTCAGCGTCCTGCGCTGGCCTCTGCTCGGGGGAATCGTGTTTAGCGCCCTGTGCGTGTTGTACCGCCTGACCCCGCGGCGGGTGACGAGGTGGCGCGAAGTGCTGCCTGGGGCGTCGATTGCAGCCCTGGCTTGGCTGGTGCTTTCAGCAGCGTTTTCTTTGTACGCGTCGGAGTTCGCGAACTACCAGCGGATCTACGGCTCCCTTGGCGCCGTGGTGGCTCTGTTGCTTTGGCTTTGGCTGAGTTCGTACATCGTCCTCGTCGGGGCGGAGCTGAACTCTGAGGTGTACCCGAGCGCCCAGTCAGCGGACTAG
- a CDS encoding class I SAM-dependent methyltransferase: MGRIQLFEFFDLTWVPGVLRQCGVEYLAFIEGTAKGPVSTLAEPISRALEMVPADGDGRKRVVDLCSGAAGPWPVLLESLPDVSVTCTDLHPNLAALERAADRSDRLKFERASVNALEVPNELVGARTIINGFHHFPPAMAAGILQSAVDARAPIAVLEMTSRSALHVLTSPFIFLACLLVTPFVKPFRLSRLLFTYLIPLLPWMIWWDGLVSGLRVYSEGELKELVSGLNLPGDYTFEVGSLKAGPLRVPYLVGKPSASLA, from the coding sequence GTGGGACGCATTCAGCTATTCGAGTTCTTCGACCTGACTTGGGTGCCCGGGGTGCTGCGTCAATGCGGGGTCGAGTACCTGGCGTTCATCGAGGGAACGGCGAAAGGGCCGGTTTCCACGCTGGCTGAGCCCATCAGCCGCGCTCTCGAGATGGTCCCCGCAGACGGCGATGGGCGCAAGCGTGTCGTCGACCTGTGCTCCGGGGCGGCCGGGCCGTGGCCGGTGCTGCTGGAAAGTCTGCCCGATGTGAGTGTCACGTGTACGGACCTGCATCCTAACCTGGCCGCGTTGGAACGCGCGGCGGATCGATCCGATCGGCTGAAATTCGAGCGAGCCTCGGTTAACGCCCTGGAGGTCCCGAACGAGCTCGTGGGCGCGCGCACCATCATCAACGGCTTCCATCATTTCCCCCCGGCAATGGCAGCAGGCATCCTGCAGTCCGCCGTTGACGCCCGTGCGCCCATCGCGGTGCTCGAGATGACGTCGCGATCCGCGCTTCACGTCTTGACCTCCCCGTTCATCTTCCTGGCCTGCCTGCTGGTAACGCCATTCGTGAAGCCGTTCCGGCTCTCGCGGCTGCTCTTTACCTACCTGATTCCGCTCTTGCCGTGGATGATCTGGTGGGATGGCCTGGTGAGCGGACTACGGGTCTACTCCGAAGGCGAACTCAAGGAGCTGGTCAGTGGCCTGAACCTGCCCGGGGACTACACGTTCGAAGTCGGTTCACTGAAAGCAGGGCCGCTGCGTGTGCCGTACTTGGTGGGCAAGCCCTCCGCAAGTCTTGCCTAG